One Stenotrophomonas maltophilia R551-3 genomic window, TCCGGGAACAGGCTTCCCGGGCTTTTTCGGGGTCGTCTACAAACGACATCCGGTCGGTAATGAAGCTGAACCCGGAGAACTGGGTCAGCAGGCTATGCCCAATGGTTTCAGCGGTGATACCGGTTCCATCGGAAACGTAGAACACCGGACGGATGGTCGACATGCGCGCTTTTACCCCCTACGAAGCCTAAAAGGGCCGCCAACACAAGCTTGTGCCGACAGCGGTCTGCCCGGCATCATATCGGCTTCTTCCTACGGACGCGGCCACTCAGCCCGCCTCGGGCGATGGCCAAACGGAGCATCGCGCTTGAACGAGAACATCCTGTGGTTGCACGAACTGCGTCTGGCCGACCTGGCCCGCGTAGGCGGCAAGAATTCCTCGCTGGGCGAGATGATCGGCAATCTGGCCGGTCTGGGCGTCTCCGTTCCCGGAGGTTATGCGACCACGTCTGAAGCCTTCAAGGACTTCATCGCGCACAACGACCTGTCCAAGCGCATCTTCGACAAGCTGGCCACGCTGGACGTCGAAGACGTCAACGCGCTGACCGCCGCCGGCAAGGAGATCCGCAGCTGGGTGATCGACGCGCCGCTGCAGCCGCAGCTGGACCAGGACATCCGTACCGCCTACGCCAAGCTGAGCGCCGACAACGGCGGCGGCGACGTGGCCGTGGCCGTGCGTTCGTCGGCCACCGCCGAGGATCTGCCCGATGCCTCCTTCGCCGGCCAGCAGGAAACCTTCCTCAACGTCACCGGTGCCGACGACGTCGTGCACAAGGTCAAGGAAGTGTTCGCCTCGCTGTACAACGACCGTGCCATCGCCTACCGCGTGCACCACGGCTTCAAGCATGAAGACGTGTTCCTGTCCGCCGGCGTGCAGCTGATGGTGCGTTCGGGCGTCGGTTCCTCCGGCGTGCTGTTCACCCTGGACACCGAATCCGGCTTCCGCGACGTGGTGTTCGTCACCTCCTCGTTCGGCCTCGGCGAAATGGTCGTGCAGGGCGCGGTCAACCCGGACGAGTACTACGTCTACAAGCCCACCCTGCAGGCCGGCAAGCCGGCGATCCTGCGCCGCTCGCTCGGCAGCAAGGCGATCCGCATGGTGTATTCGGATGTCCCCGGTGAGCGCGTCAGGATCGAGGACACCCCGGCCGAACTGCGCACCACCTTCTCGATCAGCGACGAGGACGTGCAGGAACTGTCCAAGCAGGCGCTGGTCATCGAAAAGCACTACGGCCGCCCGATGGACATCGAGTGGGCCAAGGACGGTGTCAGCGGCAAGCTGTTCATCGTCCAGGCGCGCCCGGAAACGGTGAAGTCGCGCAGCCATGCCACCCAGATCGAGCGCTTCGCGCTGACCGAAAAGGGCGGCAACGTGCTGGCCGAGGGCCGTGCCGTGGGTGCCAAGATCGGCGCCGGCGTGGCCCGCGTGGTGAAGACGCTGGAAGACATGAACCGCGTGCAGCCGGGCGACGTGCTGATCGCCGACATGACCGACCCCGATTGGGAGCCGGTGATGAAGCGTGCATCGGCCATCGTCACCAATCGCGGTGGCCGTACCTGCCACGCCGCGATCATCGCGCGCGAGCTGGGCGTGCCGGCCGTGGTCGGTTCGGGCAACGCCACCAAGGTCATCGAAGATGGCCAGCTGGTCACCGTCAGCTGCGCTGAAGGCGATACCGGTTTCATCTACGAAGGCAAGCTGGGCTTCGAGCGCACCACCACCGATCTGGGCAACATGCCGCCGGCACCGTTGAAGATCATGATGAACGTGGCCAACCCGGAACGTGCCTTCGACTTCGGCCAGCTGCCGAACGCCGGCATCGGCCTGGCCCGCCTGGAAATGATCATCGCCAGCCACATCGGCATCCACCCGAACGCACTGCTGGAATACGACCGCCAGGACGCGGCGACCAAGAAGAAGATCGATGAGAAGATCGCCGGCTACGGTGATCCGGTCAGCTTCTACGTCGACCGCCTGGCCGAAGGCATCGCCACCCTCACCGCCTCGGTTGCACCGAACCCGGTGATCGTGCGCCTGTCGGACTTCAAGTCCAACGAGTACGCCAACCTGATCGGCGGCAGCAACTACGAGCCGCACGAAGAGAACCCGATGATCGGCTTCCGCGGCGCCAGCCGTTACGTCGACCCGAGCTTCTCGGCCGCCTTCGCGCTGGAGTGCAAGGCCGTGCTGCGCGTGCGCAACGAAATGGGCCTGGACAACCTGTGGGTCATGATTCCGTTCGTGCGCACCCTGGAAGAAGGCCGCAAGGTCATCGAGGTGCTGGAACAGAACGGCCTGAAGCAGGGCGAGAACGGCCTGAAGATCATCATGATGTGCGAAGTGCCGTCCAACGCACTGCTCGCCGATGAGTTCCTGGAGATCTTCGACGGCTTCTCGATCGGCTCCAACGACCTGACCCAGCTCAGCCTGGGCCTGGACCGTGACTCGTCGATCGTCGCGCACCTGTTCGATGAACGTAACCCGGCGGTGAAGAAGCTGCTGTCGATGGCGATCAAGGCAGCACGTGCCAAGGGCAAGTACGTTGGCATCTGCGGCCAGGGCCCGTCCGATCACCCGGATCTGGCCGAGTGGCTGATGCAGGAAGGCATCGAGTCGGTGTCGCTGAACCCGGACACCGTGGTCGATACCTGGCTGCGCCTGGCCAAGCTGAAGGCCAACGGCTGAGACCGTGATTGCTGAGGGCTGACGTCGCTTTCATCGGCGCCGGCCCATACTTCAGCTGCATGCAAGCCCCGCCTCTGCGGGGCTTGTTGTTTCTGGCGTCCGCGCGCGCCACCTCCCCCGCCGCAAAGGAGCCCGCATGCTCGCTACTGCCCCACCCGCCCCCGCCGCAACGCCCTGGTTCCACTCACTCGATTGGGAACGCCTGCTGGAGACCTACGGCGTGCCGTTGCTGGCCGCGATCGTGGTGCTGCTGGTCGGCATGTGGGTGGCACGACGCCTGTCCAATGCGATGCCACGCGCCACCGCGCGCATGGGCGTGGACCCAATGCTGGGCAGCTTCCTGCGCAACGTGGTCTATGCCACGTCGCTGGTGATCGTTGTGGTATTGGCCATTGGTACGCTGGGCGTGCAGATCACCCCGCTGCTGGCCGTGCTCGGCACCGCCGGCCTGGCGGTGGGCCTGGCGCTGAAGGACTCGCTGTCCAACATCGCCTCGGGCGTGATGCTGGTGACACTGCGTCCGTTCCGTGTCGGTGATGTGGTGACGGTGGCCGGGCAGACCGGCACGGTTCGCGAGGTGCGTATCTTCCAGACCGTCATCACTGGTGCCGACAACCAGCACACCACCATTCCAAACACGTTGATCACCGCTGCGCCGATCATCAACCTGACCGCCGAACCGACCCGCCGTGTCGAACTGGTGGTGGGCATCGGCTACGAAGACAACATCCAGCTGGCGCGCGACACCGCGCTGGCGCTGATGAAGGCCGACCCGCGCGTGCTACAGACACCGGCACCGGATGTGGTGGTGTATGAGCTGGGTGCGCACGCGATCAACCTCGGCATCCGCTGCTACGTGAAGTCCGCCGACTGGTTCGGCACCAAGGTCACGCTGCTGGAGCAGCTCAAGCTGGGCTTCGACAGGGCCGGGATCAACATTCCGTATCCGCAGCAGGACATGCACCTGTACCTGCATGGCAAGGATGGCGGCGTGGTCGAGGCCGACGCGCTGGTGCGCGACAAGCCCTGATCCCAAACAGAAATGCCGGCCAGCGGCCGGCACTACCCTGCCCCGCGCACCCTGGTAGTGCCGGCCGCTGGCCGGCAACCTCCGGGATCAGGCGGCAACGCTTTCTTCCAGCACCGGGTAATCGGTAAACCCGACCGCGCCACCGCCAAAGAACGTCGCGCGATCCGGCGGATTCAGCTCCGCACCCAGACGCAGGCGCTCCGGCAGATCCGGGTTGGCAATGAACGGGCGGCCGAAGCCGATCAGGTCGGCCCAGCCTTCGGCCAGTGCCTGCTCCGCGCGTTCGGCGGTGTACTTGCCGGCGTAGATCAGGGTGCCCGGGTAGACCATGCGCAGTGCCTGCTTGAACGCCACCGGCATCAGCGGTGCGTCGTCCCAGTCGGCCTCGGCGATGTGCAGGTAGCCCACGCCCAGCCCGCCCAGCAGGTGTGCCGCAGCGAGATAGGTGGCCTGCGGCGTGTCGTCCACCGCGCCCTGCAGGGTGGTCAGCGGCGCCAGGCGCACGCCAACGCGCTCACCACCGGCCACCGCCACCACCGCCTCCACTACTTCACGCAGGAAGCGCAGCCGGTTCTGCAGCGCGCCTCCGTAGCCGTCGGTGCGCTGGTTGGCCTGCGAATCGATGAACTGGTTGATCAGATAGCCATTGGCACCGTGCAGCTCGACGCCATCAAAACCCGCCGCCAGCGCGTTGCGGGTGGCCTGCGCGTAGTCGGCGATGATGCCCGGAATCTCGGCCTCGGCCAGCGCGCGCGGCATCGAGTGCTGGATCATCTCGCCCACGCCCGCTTCCGGGCCTGCGCCGGTTGGATCGACGAACACCTTCACGCCTTCGGCCAGCAGCGCCGACGACGACACCGGTGCTGCACCGCCGGGTTGCAGCGCCACGTGCGAGACCCGACCCACATGCCACAGCTGGGCGTAGATGCGACCGCCTGCCGCGTGCACGGCGTCGGTCACCTGGCGCCAGCCCTGCACCTGTTCCGGGCTGTGGATGCCCGGCGTCCAGGCATAGCCCTGGCCCTGCGGGCTGATCTGGGTACCTTCGCTGACGATCAGGCCGGCACTGGCGCGCTGCGCGTAGTAGGCGGCCATTTCCGCAGTGGCAACGTTGCCGTCGGCGGCACGCGAGCGGGTCATCGGCGGCATCACGATACGGTTGGGCAGGGCCAACAGGCCCAGACGGTGGGGAGTGAACAACATGGCGGCGATCTCTTGCGGGGGGGACTGACCGCAAGGATGGGGATGGATGCCGCAGCGCAACAGGCGGATCGTGGCAAAACAGTTGTGCCTGGCAGACAAGGGTCAGAGCCCTTCCTGCGGAAGGGCTCTGACCCTGTGCGAGGTCGGGGTCGGATCCCTTTGCAACGCAAAGGGCTCTGACCCCGAAGCGGGTTACAACGTGGGCTCGATCAACGCCCCGCCGTGCGCCACACGGTCATAGCAGGTGCGCACTACGTCTTCGCCGTACTTGCGCTCCAGCCGGCGCACGATGAAGTGGCCGCGCGCCATGTCCTGGTAGTAATCGGTGAACATCGTATTGAGTGTCGCACCGGCAGCCGCACCCACGATCGGCACCGCCTGTGCGGCGAATTTCTCGGTGACCACCACGCCGAAGCGCGCGGCCACCTTCTCCACCATCTTCGCCAGCAGCTTGCCGGCTTCCTTCGGTGCCACGCCCAGGGTAAGGTCACGGCCGGTCACCACGCGCCCGGCCAGCTCAGCCGACAGATGGCGCATCACATCGGTGGTGAAGCCCCGGGCCAGGTAATAGCCAGTCTCGCTGGCGTCATCGCGCGGCGAGTTGCCACCCAGCGCGAACACCTCCAGGCAGGCCTGGCGGGTACTGAACTCGGACAGGTCGAAGCCTTCGCTGCGAGCCACGTCGGCCACGGCGCGCATCATGATGGTGGTCGACACCGGCAACTCGATGAACAGCGCAGCAAAACCAAAAGCGCCGCCAACCGCACCGGAGGTCGCTGCGGCCAGCTTGTGCCAACGGGTGGATGCGCCCTTGCCGGGGGTGTTGTCCATGCTCCACAGCGCGGCCTGCGCCGACTTGGTCAGCGCCGCCTGCACCGCGCCGTGGATGCGGTTGGAGACCGAGCTGGGCAGCGCCTTCACCGCGAACTCCAGCGGCGTACCGACCAGATTGGCCATGCGCGCGGTCAGGGTTGGCGCTTCCAGCAGGGTCACCGCCCGCTGCAGGTCAGACCAGT contains:
- a CDS encoding EcsC family protein — encoded protein: MNEPILLPRDIAHDARDWSDLQRAVTLLEAPTLTARMANLVGTPLEFAVKALPSSVSNRIHGAVQAALTKSAQAALWSMDNTPGKGASTRWHKLAAATSGAVGGAFGFAALFIELPVSTTIMMRAVADVARSEGFDLSEFSTRQACLEVFALGGNSPRDDASETGYYLARGFTTDVMRHLSAELAGRVVTGRDLTLGVAPKEAGKLLAKMVEKVAARFGVVVTEKFAAQAVPIVGAAAGATLNTMFTDYYQDMARGHFIVRRLERKYGEDVVRTCYDRVAHGGALIEPTL
- a CDS encoding alkene reductase, yielding MLFTPHRLGLLALPNRIVMPPMTRSRAADGNVATAEMAAYYAQRASAGLIVSEGTQISPQGQGYAWTPGIHSPEQVQGWRQVTDAVHAAGGRIYAQLWHVGRVSHVALQPGGAAPVSSSALLAEGVKVFVDPTGAGPEAGVGEMIQHSMPRALAEAEIPGIIADYAQATRNALAAGFDGVELHGANGYLINQFIDSQANQRTDGYGGALQNRLRFLREVVEAVVAVAGGERVGVRLAPLTTLQGAVDDTPQATYLAAAHLLGGLGVGYLHIAEADWDDAPLMPVAFKQALRMVYPGTLIYAGKYTAERAEQALAEGWADLIGFGRPFIANPDLPERLRLGAELNPPDRATFFGGGAVGFTDYPVLEESVAA
- a CDS encoding mechanosensitive ion channel family protein → MLATAPPAPAATPWFHSLDWERLLETYGVPLLAAIVVLLVGMWVARRLSNAMPRATARMGVDPMLGSFLRNVVYATSLVIVVVLAIGTLGVQITPLLAVLGTAGLAVGLALKDSLSNIASGVMLVTLRPFRVGDVVTVAGQTGTVREVRIFQTVITGADNQHTTIPNTLITAAPIINLTAEPTRRVELVVGIGYEDNIQLARDTALALMKADPRVLQTPAPDVVVYELGAHAINLGIRCYVKSADWFGTKVTLLEQLKLGFDRAGINIPYPQQDMHLYLHGKDGGVVEADALVRDKP
- the ppsA gene encoding phosphoenolpyruvate synthase, with the translated sequence MNENILWLHELRLADLARVGGKNSSLGEMIGNLAGLGVSVPGGYATTSEAFKDFIAHNDLSKRIFDKLATLDVEDVNALTAAGKEIRSWVIDAPLQPQLDQDIRTAYAKLSADNGGGDVAVAVRSSATAEDLPDASFAGQQETFLNVTGADDVVHKVKEVFASLYNDRAIAYRVHHGFKHEDVFLSAGVQLMVRSGVGSSGVLFTLDTESGFRDVVFVTSSFGLGEMVVQGAVNPDEYYVYKPTLQAGKPAILRRSLGSKAIRMVYSDVPGERVRIEDTPAELRTTFSISDEDVQELSKQALVIEKHYGRPMDIEWAKDGVSGKLFIVQARPETVKSRSHATQIERFALTEKGGNVLAEGRAVGAKIGAGVARVVKTLEDMNRVQPGDVLIADMTDPDWEPVMKRASAIVTNRGGRTCHAAIIARELGVPAVVGSGNATKVIEDGQLVTVSCAEGDTGFIYEGKLGFERTTTDLGNMPPAPLKIMMNVANPERAFDFGQLPNAGIGLARLEMIIASHIGIHPNALLEYDRQDAATKKKIDEKIAGYGDPVSFYVDRLAEGIATLTASVAPNPVIVRLSDFKSNEYANLIGGSNYEPHEENPMIGFRGASRYVDPSFSAAFALECKAVLRVRNEMGLDNLWVMIPFVRTLEEGRKVIEVLEQNGLKQGENGLKIIMMCEVPSNALLADEFLEIFDGFSIGSNDLTQLSLGLDRDSSIVAHLFDERNPAVKKLLSMAIKAARAKGKYVGICGQGPSDHPDLAEWLMQEGIESVSLNPDTVVDTWLRLAKLKANG